A window of Syngnathus typhle isolate RoL2023-S1 ecotype Sweden linkage group LG9, RoL_Styp_1.0, whole genome shotgun sequence genomic DNA:
GTGCATGTCGTCAACCTTGAGCCCAACGCCACAAAAGCTTCCGGATCATGTGACTCAGACAGCGCAATGCTGCGACTCTCCACGGACGCCGATACAACCAACCTGACCTTTTCCTTCATGcttgtaagttttttttttttttaaagctgtgtTCCTTTTCATGAGAGCGCCACAAGGTGGTAGGTCATAAATGCAAACATGAACGTCTCATCTTCCCTCCAGAACGCTACGTCCAATAAGTACCACCTGAGTGAAATTTCTCTGTCAGCAGATTGGCCAGACATGAAAGGTGAGTTTTCTGGCCacaccattaggtacacccagaTCTAAAGAATTGCATTGAAGAGGCTTTTTTAAAAAGAGATAGAACCTAATCCTAATTAAATGACGGTAAAAGTGATGGTCACTTTGTTCTCCTACGAGAAACTGTCCCATGTGTTGCATCAGGGCCCTTTTTCGCACGTAACAACAGCCTGGACTACCTTCGGGGAACCCTGGGATTCTCGTACATGTGCCACGAGGAGCAGACTCTCAATGTGGACCAGGCCTTGTCCATCAACACTTTCCAGTTGCGGGTGCAGCCCTTCAACGTCACCCAGAACAAGTTTGGCGCAGGTAAACCATCTCCAGCAAGTGACTATTCATTTATCCTGCCAGCCTGAGCTCAGTTGCCACCCGCCCTGTTTTAGCCGAGCACTGCCAGCTGGATGAAGATGACATGCTGATCGCCATCGTGGTCGGGGCGGCCCTGGCTGGCCTGGTCCTCATCGTGCTGGTTGCCTACCTCatcgggaggaggaggagccatGCTGGCTACCAGAGCATTTGAAGTGGTATCCTCTCAAATAGAACCCGAGATCTCCCTCGCCACCATTAACCACTGTCACGTTTGACACGCCGCCTACTCTCCGTGTGCTCCACACTCCTGTATCCTTGCCTAACGCTGGGAACGCCCAGAACCTTCCTTAACACTGGGAATGCATACGCTTACTGATAAAAGGGATGTTGGATTTGTGAGGAAATATCTGGCAAGCAACGGAAAAATCTTTTATGTTCTATTTATTGGGTTGGTAAAGGGAATGCTGGAATTTCAGGGCACCTTTTGCTCACTTTGGGTGGCAACCTATAGTGGTTGTGTTTAAGGGACATTAACTGATGTTTGAATTTCACATTTGGTCACATATTGACTCGCTAGGTACCTCAATGTCGGCTGCTCGTTTAGTCACGATTATGAAGTCTCAGGAATGGCCCAATAGGAATGTTGTAGCTGTTACACACATCTactgggggggtgggggagcaTGACTACCACGCCTTAGATTATTCCCCATTATATTATAGACTTTTGCACagtccccccccttttttggcATCCTTGAAACACTCTTCATGATAAATAGGCAGTGGCCGTTTAAGATCAGTTAATtcccataaaaaaaattatcaaTCAAATGCCAGTCCCTAAATCAGACGTTTGATGCATCCTCAGTCAAGGCTTTCATCTGGTCACTTGTTTTAttgattaataataaaaatagctaACCTTTTTAATATTAACACATGAATTCTGGGTTTGGGCTCGATTAACTGAGTACTAATTTTCCCCCATTGATGAAGCAAAGTTAGTCAATCAAAAGTTTTAACATTTTGGGGAACGCCTCAGGGCTTCCCTCTGTGTCCATTAGATATTTTTGGTTGCCTTTTTTGTTAGGAGCGAATGCTTAAAAGCTCTCGCCTAGATCGATGTATTtcagtagctttttttttttttttttaaccttaaaAATATGTCCAACTTTCACTACAATTCTGAATTTGCACAAGTCAAGGGAACTCTGCATGTTGCCCATTTGTTATTGGAGTAGTATTCTGTTACACACTATTTGTCCACTTTGTGCTTTCGTTCACTTTTCAAACTCAAGTGGCCAAAATGCTTGCGTCAGTGTTTCTTATCAGTCAGTGCCTTCCCTGCTGCATCACGTGATGTAATGTTACTCCAGAGGTACAGTACCTGCATTTTCTTGTATGTAAAATGTGTTATGGCATTATGCTGAACCGTATTCTTTACTGTCGCTCAACTGTATCcctttttggtgtttttgtgtCTGCTAGTTTTAATTGATTATATGAGATGTTTTCTAATTGATGGTCAATAAAAGTGATTTGAAAGTTTCTCCTTTAGTTTGCCTTCACTTTAGTTTAGATGGGGATAATCAGACATTGGGGGCGCCCTCTCGTGGCACAAAACGTCCCTCCACAAGGACGTTTATGTGGTTCATTAATTTTCCATTTTGATACAAACGTTCAAACTGCATTTTATTGGCTTAgaaatttaaattgtttttttttatgcaacttttgttggtcattatAATGGTAGTTGGAAAGCTAAATACTTTTTAACACGACTTGGGCATGATAACTAGACCAGATAAGAGCTAAATCCATGTACgactatggaaaaaaactcaTGCTTTTATTGATCTTGAAATGGAACAATATACTGTACTTACATGAATGTTCATGTCTCTACCTGTAACACTATTGAACAGAAAGATATCAATTGTAATAGTAAGGctggtttattatttatttagcgGTGTAGCTTCAGAATAACTCAAAACTGCTGCAGCGCTCCCCAACAAGTAACAATGCCTCGGGTTCAATTATTCGATTCATCTTGAATGTTTGTAACTGCAAACTAGAGTGAATCAACAAATCAATTCAAGAGATGGTTAATCATTTCTGAAAGCCCATCCCTATTGCAAACTTTCCAAGTGGTTACTACAAAACTTTCCTTGGTGAAAGGAATTTAAAAGAAAGcaaatctgtgtttttttgtttgtgtggacAGATCACATCAAGTCCCAACGGAGACGCCGCCGATCGCAGCTTGAAGGCGACGCATTGCACGGACAGATCATATCAAATCCATGAGACATCTTTGAAGTGTACATAAAAGAATGATTTATAAACAGGATCACAATTATATTATTCTTCATATAATTCTCTTTTGTAAATACAGTATGTACGGTCAATTTGTGGTGCTGGTGTCATGAGCACtcctttgtcttttcttttccgGTCCATTTACGCTCGTCTCGGCGCTGCGTCAGTGTCCGTCCTGGAGCGGAGTGCACTCGCAAGATTCCGAGGATCACGAGGAGCACGGATCATTCCGGCAATGTCCTTCCCTCTGCACTTTCCTCCAAGTGCTGCTGT
This region includes:
- the lamp1b gene encoding lysosome-associated membrane glycoprotein 1b, giving the protein MTTTGGVHTRWLTFTLHLVLAAIAVHQSLATVAPPTKAPHKEPGRPLTGHYQVTGTNGSVCLLAYMGLQLNITFNSTSSNQTVHVVNLEPNATKASGSCDSDSAMLRLSTDADTTNLTFSFMLNATSNKYHLSEISLSADWPDMKGPFFARNNSLDYLRGTLGFSYMCHEEQTLNVDQALSINTFQLRVQPFNVTQNKFGAAEHCQLDEDDMLIAIVVGAALAGLVLIVLVAYLIGRRRSHAGYQSI